From the genome of Uranotaenia lowii strain MFRU-FL chromosome 1, ASM2978415v1, whole genome shotgun sequence, one region includes:
- the LOC129760281 gene encoding uncharacterized protein K02A2.6-like → MNSGQNSASAGQRAPAVLPPNFHIDPYDRRKTRWPRWVERLETAFAIYGVADNEMRRNLILHLMGSDAYEVLSDRLAPENPRTQTYSAIVATLQEYFSPEPSEISENFRFNSRHQGDKNAASPEETIDEFLVALRRIAVTCDFGGYLERALRNQLVFGVKRDDIRERLMERKRLTLQEARDIAVSMELSQKSGAVITGTVPKHDVHAFHNPTKKCNTGKSAGKLPKKKFCFRCGDENHLAKECKFHSAKCSFCGKKGHLVDVCMSKAAGKSPSAGKSGFKSGKVKANYIGERSHLEEKSDTQFVGEICSLNVCAGVTKMWLSLLVNDVCVRFEIDTGSPVSIINTKCYDNLFADVRLRRSRLSLVSYCDSDIHVRGVLDVEVQYMGVKSILPLYVVDSNKHPLLGREWLRVLAIDWNTMLRVPDTVKSVSVSDSASQLEQIFRKYATVFEDSIGKISSVQAKLHLQPNAHPVFLRARKIPFNMQKTVDAELNRLVAEGVLSKVEHSNWATPIVPVKKSENRVRVCGDYKQTVNPQLKVDQHPLPTIDELFASFAGGSKFSKIDLVQAYLQMEVAPEDREILTLNTHRGLYRPNRLMYGISSAPAIWQRQIETILQGIEGVSVFLDDIKVTGSTDAVHLSHLEEVLRRLAYHNIRVNRKKCEFFTDCIQYCGYLIDREGIHKISQKVEAIQNMPRPKNKDEVRSFVGLINYYGRFFENLSTVLYPLNNLLKKEVDFKWTKECEKSFRIVKERMQADNCLVHYSPDLPLLLATDASPYGVGAVLSHIYPDGSERPIQFASQTLNRTQQAYMQVDKEAYAIVFGVKKFFQYIYGRNFTLLTDNQAVSKIFNENKGLPVMSALRMQHYATFLQSFKYELRFRKSVDHANADALSRMPVKRSDPESDIEESDVVELNQIETLPLTTSELSQATADDKSVSTLIQGLKYGKIVDAKDRFGVDQTEFSLQKGCLLRGIRVYIPDVLRQRVLQELHSTHFGVTRTKSLARGYCWWSGMDRQIEELISNCAECQSVRPDSWKAKPHCWEPATEPFQRVHADFAGPFMDTYFFILVDSYTKWPEIKVCRSITAESTENMCREIFSTFGIPSVFVSDHGVQFTAESFQLFLKRNGIVHKMGAPYHPATNGQAERYVQTFKQKLKALKCPRSKINLELANILLTYRKMLHPSTGQSPSMMMFGRQIRSRLDLMLPKASEEDRPNLVVRQFADGDRVRVRDFLSNNKWQFGRVVSKLGKLRYTVRLDDGRIWERHVDHICGVGEHLPLNINQPGTSYQRALPNPVTTIPSNPALDVGTSVDNRPKIPDPTDIGSIPEPATEVVVDDTSKTCSPAGGTPVVRRESIPLRRSGRTIKPPQKLNL, encoded by the coding sequence ATGAATTCCGGACAGAATAGTGCCAGTGCGGGACAACGTGCCCCAGCGGTTTTGCCTCCAAATTTCCACATCGACCCGTACGACCGACGGAAGACGCGTTGGCCCCGATGGGTGGAAAGATTGGAAACCGCGTTTGCGATTTACGGAGTGGCGGATAACGAAATGCGCCGGAACCTGATTCTGCACCTTATGGGTTCGGACGCATATGAGGTTTTGTCCGATCGATTGGCACCGGAAAATCCTCGTACTCAAACGTATTCAGCAATCGTTGCTACCCTGCAAGAGTACTTCAGCCCGGAACCGTCGGAAATTAGTGAGAATTTCCGGTTCAACAGTCGTCACCAGGGCGACAAAAATGCTGCTTCCCCGGAAGAAACCATCGATGAATTTCTGGTGGCATTGCGACGGATTGCCGTCACCTGCGATTTTGGAGGTTATCTAGAGAGAGCCTTACGAAATCAACTCGTTTTCGGTGTTAAACGCGATGACATCCGTGAGCGCCTCATGGAAAGAAAACGCCTCACCTTGCAAGAGGCACGGGACATCGCAGTTAGCATGGAGCTTTCCCAGAAGAGCGGAGCAGTAATTACTGGAACTGTTCCGAAACACGATGTGCACGCGTTCCATAACCCTACAAAAAAGTGCAACACAGGAAAAAGTGCTGGCAAATTGccgaagaaaaagttttgcttcCGTTGCGGGGATGAAAATCACCTAGCAAAAGAGTGCAAATTCCACTCTGCAAAGTGTTCGTTTTGTGGGAAAAAAGGGCATTTAGTGGATGTGTGTATGTCTAAAGCAGCAGGGAAAAGCCCAAGTGCGGGGAAATCTGGGTTCAAGTCGGGCAAAGTGAAGGCAAATTACATCGGAGAAAGAAGCCAtcttgaagaaaaaagtgataCGCAATTTGTCGGCGAAATTTGCTCGTTGAATGTGTGCGCTGGTGTTACGAAGATGTGGTTGTCTCTTCTCGTTAACGATGTGTGCGTTCGATTTGAAATCGATACGGGTAGTCCCGTCAGCATAATTAATACGAAGTGCTACGATAATTTGTTTGCTGATGTGCGTTTGCGAAGAAGTCGGTTGAGCTTGGTTAGCTACTGCGACAGTGACATCCATGTACGGGGGGTCTTGGATGTGGAAGTGCAATACATGGGAGTGAAATCGATTTTGCCGTTGTACGTGGTTGATTCCAACAAACACCCACTGCTGGGTAGGGAATGGCTGCGTGTGTTGGCAATCGATTGGAATACGATGCTGCGAGTTCCGGATACAGTGAAGAGTGTCAGTGTTAGTGATAGTGCGTCgcaattggaacaaatattcCGAAAATATGCGACAGTGTTCGAGGACTCCATCGGGAAAATATCATCAGTGCAAGCTAAACTACACCTTCAGCCCAACGCGCATCCAGTGTTTCTCAGAGCGCGCAAAATTcctttcaatatgcaaaagacaGTGGACGCTGAACTGAACAGACTTGTGGCTGAAGGTGTTCTTAGCAAAGTGGAACACAGTAATTGGGCGACTCCGATAGTACCTGTGAAGAAATCGGAGAATCGCGTACGTGTTTGTGGTGATTATAAACAAACAGTGAATCCTCAATTAAAAGTGGACCAGCACCCGCTGCCAACGATAGATGAGCTGTTTGCGTCGTTCGCCGGAggatcaaaattttccaaaattgatctTGTCCAGGCGTACCTGCAGATGGAGGTTGCACCCGAAGACAGAGAAATTCTAACTCTGAACACGCACCGCGGACTTTATCGTCCGAATCGACTGATGTACGGCATATCATCAGCTCCGGCAATCTGGCAGCGCCAAATCGAAACGATCTTGCAAGGCATCGAAGGAGTAAGCGTTTTTCTCGACGACATTAAAGTAACAGGTTCTACCGATGCGGTACACCTGAGTCATCTTGAGGAAGTTCTGCGACGATTAGCCTACCATAACATTCGGGTTAATCGAAAAAAGTGCGAATTTTTCACCGATTGCATCCAGTACTGTGGGTATCTCATCGATCGAGAAGGTATTcacaaaatttcccaaaaagtCGAAGCAATCCAAAATATGCCGCGGCCAAAGAACAAGGATGAGGTTCGATCCTTCGTCGGCCTAATTAATTACTACGGGCgtttcttcgaaaatttgagCACAGTGCTGTACCCGCTCAACAATCTGCTGAAAAAGGAAGTTGACTTCAAATGGACCAAGGAGTGCGAAAAGTCCTTCCGAATCGTCAAGGAGAGAATGCAGGCAGACAACTGCCTCGTACACTACTCGCCGGATCTGCCTTTGCTGCTGGCAACCGATGCTTCTCCTTACGGCGTCGGGGCGGTACTCAGCCACATTTACCCCGATGGCAGCGAACGCCCGATACAATTCGCATCGCAGACGTTGAATCGCACTCAACAGGCTTACATGCAGGTGGACAAGGAAGCTTACGCCATAGTGTTCGGTGTGAAGAAGTTTTTCCAATACATCTACGGTAGAAACTTCACCTTGCTGACGGACAATCAAGCTGTTTCGAAGATCTTCAACGAGAACAAAGGTCTTCCCGTAATGTCCGCGCTTAGAATGCAACACTATGCCACCTTTCTACAATCGTTCAAGTACGAGCTACGATTCCGCAAGTCAGTGGACCATGCCAATGCGGACGCGCTGTCCAGAATGCCAGTGAAGCGGTCGGATCCTGAAAGCGATATCGAGGAGTCCGATGTCGTTGAGCTGAACCAGATCGAAACTCTTCCACTGACCACGTCGGAACTTTCCCAAGCAACTGCTGATGATAAGTCGGTGAGTACACTTATCCAAGGGTTaaaatacgggaaaattgtTGATGCCAAAGACAGATTCGGGGTTGACCAAACAGAATTCTCGCTGCAAAAAGGTTGCTTGCTCCGAGGCATTCGAGTGTACATACCGGATGTTCTCCGACAGCGAGTGTTACAAGAACTCCACTCTACACACTTCGGAGTTACTAGAACGAAATCGCTGGCAAGAGGTTATTGTTGGTGGAGTGGTATGGACCGCCAAATCGAAGAATTGATCTCGAATTGCGCCGAATGTCAATCTGTCAGACCAGATTCCTGGAAGGCCAAACCGCACTGCTGGGAGCCGGCTACCGAACCTTTCCAACGGGTTCATGCGGACTTTGCCGGTCCATTCATGGATACTTACTTCTTCATACTGGTGGACTCCTACACCAAGTGGCCCGAAATAAAAGTTTGTCGATCCATTACTGCCGAGAGTACCGAAAACATGTGCCGTGAGATCTTTAGTACTTTCGGAATCCCTTCGGTCTTCGTTAGCGACCATGGTGTACAATTTACGGCCGAATccttccagctgtttttgaaaCGAAATGGCATCGTGCACAAGATGGGAGCCCCGTACCATCCTGCTACCAACGGACAAGCAGAACGCTATGTACAGACCTTCAAGCAAAAACTGAAGGCCCTCAAGTGTCCGAGGTCGAAGATCAACTTGGAACTTGCGAATATCCTGCTGACGTACCGAAAAATGTTACATCCCTCTACTGGTCAGTCCCCGTCGATGATGATGTTCGGTCGTCAAATCCGTTCTCGCCTCGATTTGATGCTACCGAAAGCTTCCGAAGAAGATCGCCCGAATTTGGTCGTGCGACAGTTTGCAGATGGCGACCGAGTCCGTGTACGAGATTTCCTGTCGAACAATAAGTGGCAGTTCGGAAGAGTTGTTTCTAAGTTGGGAAAATTACGGTACACTGTCCGACTCGACGATGGAAGAATATGGGAGAGACATGTTGATCACATCTGCGGCGTAGGTGAACATCTGCCGTTGAACATCAACCAACCGGGTACAAGCTATCAACGAGCATTACCAAATCCCGTGACAACTATTCCATCGAATCCTGCTCTTGATGTCGGCACTTCTGTCGACAATCGACCGAAGATTCCTGATCCAACGGATATTGGAAGTATACCAGAACCAGCGACCGAGGTCGTTGTTGACGACACTTCCAAGACGTGCAGCCCTGCCGGTGGAACACCGGTGGTTCGACGTGAAAGTATCCCGTTACGGCGTTCCGGAAGAACAATCAAACCTCCCCAAaagttaaatttataa